One Paraburkholderia agricolaris DNA segment encodes these proteins:
- a CDS encoding Lrp/AsnC family transcriptional regulator, translating to MKFDRTDVAILRALQLDAHTKAADLAESLGLSLSPFYRRIRMLEEAGVINQYVTLLDQEKAGFPVNAYVSVAIEKKSEARLAAFERAIANLDEVMECYLMTGAFDYMLRVVAADIAGIERFVMTRLTKVDGVRDIHTSVALRRVEYKTALPLRIRDE from the coding sequence ATGAAGTTTGACCGTACCGACGTGGCCATCCTGCGCGCATTGCAGCTCGACGCCCATACGAAAGCCGCCGACCTCGCGGAGTCGCTGGGTCTTTCGCTGTCGCCGTTTTACCGGCGTATCCGGATGCTTGAAGAGGCCGGCGTCATCAACCAGTACGTGACGCTGCTGGATCAGGAGAAGGCGGGGTTTCCCGTCAATGCGTACGTGTCCGTGGCAATCGAGAAGAAGAGCGAGGCGCGGCTCGCGGCGTTCGAGCGCGCGATTGCGAACCTGGATGAAGTGATGGAGTGCTACCTGATGACCGGTGCTTTCGACTACATGCTCCGGGTGGTCGCGGCCGACATTGCCGGCATCGAGCGCTTCGTCATGACCAGACTCACGAAGGTTGACGGCGTACGCGACATTCACACATCCGTCGCGCTTCGTCGCGTCGAATATAAAACTGCGCTGCCGCTACGGATTCGCGACGAATAA
- a CDS encoding TetR/AcrR family transcriptional regulator, whose protein sequence is MDALVEAGAHVLAARGWTRFTTNEVARVAGASIGSLYQYFPDKLALAEAIRTRHLDAVLAVLPEPGEPNDAIRPETRAAQAIDGIIAIHLDSERLHRVLLDEVPLAERASLDTFEVEYLLRYQALILPGTERVATPADAIAAQVLASAVEGVVHTAALRGKLGTPEVRRELNGFVCAYLRERLR, encoded by the coding sequence GTGGATGCGTTAGTCGAAGCGGGCGCTCACGTTCTCGCCGCGCGCGGCTGGACCCGATTCACAACCAATGAAGTGGCTCGCGTCGCCGGTGCGAGTATCGGCTCGTTGTATCAATACTTTCCCGACAAGCTGGCGCTGGCCGAAGCGATCCGCACGCGCCATCTCGACGCGGTACTCGCCGTGTTGCCCGAGCCCGGTGAACCCAACGATGCAATCCGGCCCGAGACGCGGGCCGCTCAGGCGATCGACGGCATCATCGCGATCCATCTGGATAGTGAGCGGCTGCATCGGGTGCTGCTGGACGAAGTGCCGCTCGCGGAGCGGGCGAGCCTGGATACGTTCGAGGTGGAATATCTGCTGCGTTATCAGGCATTGATCCTGCCGGGTACGGAGCGCGTCGCCACGCCGGCCGACGCAATCGCAGCGCAGGTTCTCGCTTCGGCGGTTGAAGGCGTCGTTCATACGGCCGCGTTGCGCGGCAAGCTCGGCACGCCTGAGGTGAGGCGCGAACTCAATGGTTTTGTATGCGCTTACCTGCGTGAGCGTTTGCGTTGA